GAAAGCCGGCGTCTGCTCATGCGCCGCATGCGACTCTGGCACTGTCAAAGCGGCGTCGGCCCCCGGCGATGCGCCTGCTATCGTCCCCGCCGACCGGCTGCGCGATCGTTCCCGCTTCAGCACCTGCTGGAAGCTGGGCCGGCGGCCGTCCCACCAAATCACCTCGCCGTCCAGCAGGCAGGGGCCGAGCTCGTCCGACAATCCTTTCAGGATGGCGGCGATTTCCGGATAAACGTGATTTTTCGCCAGCATCGTACGCGAAAACAGCCTGACCGATCCCTGCCCGTCCAGCTCGGCCAAAATCCGGACGCCGTCCCACTTCAGCTGGTAGCCCCAGTCCCTGCCTTCGGGAAGCGTGTCCGCGGAGATAGGCGCCATCGGAACGAGAGGCAGCAGGGAAAGGGGAGAAGCATCAGCAGACCGTTCCATACGCTACAAAATCTCCTTCGAATTGAGGCCTTTCTTGGCGCGGGGCGAAGGTGCTTTCGCTTTTGCCGTTTCGTCTGCGCCGTCCGCCGGCGCTTCCTTCTTAGCGCCCTTCTTGTCCGCCGCGCGCTTGCTCGCGGTTCCGGTATCCAGCGTCCCGGCGGCTTCCGGCGCGAGCCGTACCGACTCCAGGCTCGCCTGCAGGGCGGCCATCAGATCGAGCACGTTCGTGCGCGGCTGCTCGGGAGCGACGCGAACCTCTTCGCCCGCGATTTTGCTTTGGATGAGATCCATCAGGCGGCCGCGGTAATCGTCGGTATATTTCTCCGGCTCGAACGGCGTCGACAGCTGCTCGATCAGCATCCGCGCCATCGTGAGCTCCTTCTCGTTGACCTGAACGGTTTCCGGAAGCCCCGGCACCTGCTGCACCGGCCGGATTTCGTCGGGGTAAAAGATCGTTTCCATCGCCAGGCAGTCGCCGATGACGCGGATTGCCGCGAGCGAGCTTTTCGAACGGATGGAAATTTTCGCGATCCCGATCCGCCCCGACAGCCGCATTGCTTCAAGAAGCAGATTATACGCGTTGCCGCCGGCCTGATCGGGAGACAAATAGTACGTTTTTTGAAAATAAATCGGATCGATCTCCTCGAGAGCCACGAAATCCAATATTTTAATCGTCTTCGTCGCGTCGTCCGACAGCTGCTCGAGCTCCTCTTTTTCGAACAGCACGAACCGGCCTTTGTCGTATTCGTAGCCCTTCACGATCGCATCCCAATCGACGGTCACCTCGCAGGCCGGGCACTGCCGGACGTACGAGATCGGACTGCCGCATTCGCGGTGGATAAGCCGCATCGAGATGTCTTTATCCTCCGTGGCCGAAAACATTTTGACCGGGACGTGTACGAGGCCGAAGCTGATCGCCCCTTTCCAGACGGTATGCATTTGTTCCCCTCCCTTTATTCCTATTTCGCTTCCGGGCTCTTGCGAAACCGGGCGAAAACCGCATTTTCGTTCGCACTAGCAGGTTATGTTATCAGCGTTCCCCGAATGCATGAAACTCAACCGATTCGGGCATATTTTCGTTAAACCGCACAACCTGACAGGAGGGGATCGCATGTCCGAAGCGGGCAACTCGCCGGCCGGTTCGAAAACCGACGCGCGGCACGAAGGACGCGAGGATTATTTCATGGATATCGACCGGATGGTCAACGAAGGGCTGGGCGGCGGCCAGGTGACCGAGCAAAACGGCCTGATCGAAGAATCGACGACCGACACGATGGAGCCGGAAACGAAGGAATAACGATACCCGGAAGGAGGGAGATTGGGAATGGATACGAAGCGGGCGCTGGAAATTTACAATGCGGAGGAAACGATTCCGGTCCATCTGGACGGCAGGCCGGTCTGGATCGAAAAGGTCGACGAGACGAGCGGAACCGCCGCCGTGAAAATCGAATCGAACCCCGAACGGACGCAAAATGTGCCGGTCGACCAGCTGCAAGAGGGATTCGGATCAACCGTATAAATTACGAAAATCCTACTGCTCCTCCGATCGGGCCGGAAACGGCGGCGGGGGAGCTTTCGTTTTGCAGGCCGGACGGAAGGCGTCGCCGAATCGCGTTTGATTGGCTTGGGCGAATGCAGCCTCATGCTGAGGACGACGGCTTTTATCCGGTGAAGGAGTGAAAGGTTATAGCGGAATCTCGTGATAGTTGAATGAAATATCATGAAAACAAAAGATAACCATGGTTTTTAGTTGGAAGATGAAGAAAAAAACATGTATAATGGAATTATAAGCTTAAATTCGGAGTTCCGTCCCGAACGCGGCGGAACCGTTCCGGATTTACAGACAGAGGAGGGGGAACCATGGGGAAACAGCATTTTCGGCTGACGAAGCTGGAACTGCTCATCAGGACCGTGTTTTTGACGATCGGCGCGGCGCTGGTCGCCGTCGCCCTTGAAATTTTTCTGGTGCCGAACAGCATCGTAGACGGAGGCATCACCGGCATTTCCATTATGATCGCCCACGTGACGCACCTGCCGCTCGGCTTATTCTTGTTCCTGCTCAACATTCCGTTCCTTATTATCGGGTATAAGCAAATCGGCAAGACGTTCGCGCTGTCGACGCTTTATGCGGTTACGATCATGTCGATCGGCACGGTGCTGCTGCATCCGGTCAAGCCGCTGACGTACAGCACGTTCCTCGCTCCGGTTATCGGCGGGGTAATTCTCGGCATCGGCGTGGGATTGGTGATCCGTAACGGCGGCTCGCTGGACGGCACGGAGATTATCGCCATCCTGTTCAACAAGAAGCTGCCGTTCTCGGTCGGCGAGGTCGTCATGTTCATGAACCTGTTCATTCTGGGAAGCGCGGGATTCGTCTTTACGTGGGACAGCGCGATGTATTCGCTCATTGCGTATTATATCGCCTTCAAAATGATCGACGTCACAATTGAAGGCTTCGACGAGTCGAAGTCGGTATGGATCATCAGCGAGGAAGCGAAAGAACTCGGCGACGCGATCATGGACCGGCTCGGCCGGGGCGTGACGTATTTGCAGGGCGAAGGCGGTTTTACGGGCGGGGCGAAAAAAGTGATCTTCTGCGTCATTACCCGTCTCGAGGAAGCGAAGCTGAAATCGATCGTGCAGGAGCTCGATCCCGCCGCCTTTCTCGCCGTCGGCAATATCCACGACGTCAAGGGCGGCCGGTTCAAGAAGCGGGACATCCATTAGCTCGGGACCGGCGGGGCCGGGATACCCGGCGGCTTGGGGCAGCCCGGCAGAAAAGCCGATCTCGGACCGTCGCCGATCGGCGAACGACCGCCGGCTCGAGCTGCGCATGGTGCGCGGGATAGACGCGGGGAATCCCGCCGTTACATGGAGGGACTTCATGCGCTTAAACGGCGCAGGGAGTCCCTTTCCGTTTTTCGTTTCCGGTTCGCGTCAAGCTTCCTCAGCCCGGATGTTCCCCGCGAGCCGCAAAGTAGGACAATCCGGGACGTTTTGTTGCGACCGTGCGGGCGGACCGATATAATAAGGGGAAAATCAACGCGGTTCTGGGAATGGAGGCGGGCCCCTCTGGACGAATTCGCGCGCATCCGCCACTGGACGCACGGCCGCCAAAACGCGGAGCTGCTTAGGCAGCAGGGCGTCGTCATCGGCATCGGCGACGATGCCGCCGTCGTGGAGGCGCCGCCGGGCGAGGGCGGCGCGCTGCAGTGGCTGCTGGCGGTCGACACGATGGTGGAGACCGTCCATTTCAATGAGGCGACGATGGGCGAAGCCGACGTCGGCTGGAAGGCGCTCGCCGCGAACGTAAG
This genomic window from Paenibacillus humicola contains:
- a CDS encoding Ku protein, translated to MHTVWKGAISFGLVHVPVKMFSATEDKDISMRLIHRECGSPISYVRQCPACEVTVDWDAIVKGYEYDKGRFVLFEKEELEQLSDDATKTIKILDFVALEEIDPIYFQKTYYLSPDQAGGNAYNLLLEAMRLSGRIGIAKISIRSKSSLAAIRVIGDCLAMETIFYPDEIRPVQQVPGLPETVQVNEKELTMARMLIEQLSTPFEPEKYTDDYRGRLMDLIQSKIAGEEVRVAPEQPRTNVLDLMAALQASLESVRLAPEAAGTLDTGTASKRAADKKGAKKEAPADGADETAKAKAPSPRAKKGLNSKEIL
- a CDS encoding H-type small acid-soluble spore protein gives rise to the protein MDTKRALEIYNAEETIPVHLDGRPVWIEKVDETSGTAAVKIESNPERTQNVPVDQLQEGFGSTV
- a CDS encoding YitT family protein → MGKQHFRLTKLELLIRTVFLTIGAALVAVALEIFLVPNSIVDGGITGISIMIAHVTHLPLGLFLFLLNIPFLIIGYKQIGKTFALSTLYAVTIMSIGTVLLHPVKPLTYSTFLAPVIGGVILGIGVGLVIRNGGSLDGTEIIAILFNKKLPFSVGEVVMFMNLFILGSAGFVFTWDSAMYSLIAYYIAFKMIDVTIEGFDESKSVWIISEEAKELGDAIMDRLGRGVTYLQGEGGFTGGAKKVIFCVITRLEEAKLKSIVQELDPAAFLAVGNIHDVKGGRFKKRDIH